The sequence below is a genomic window from Neomicrococcus aestuarii.
TGGGCTCTTGGACGAGCTGGAGAACGGCATCACCATGGAGGCCGCAACGGAGCAGGTTCTGGCGTACATCAAGGAATGGGTTCCGGAACCGCGCACCGCTCCCCTTGCTGGTAACTCGGTGGGTCAGGACAAGTTGTTCTTGACGCGCGATATGCCAGCCGTGACCGATCACTTGCACTACCGAATTGTTGACGTCTCCACCATCAAGGAACTCGCCCGCCGCTGGTACCCAGCGCAGTACGCGGCTTCCCCGGAGAAGACTGGTGGTCACCGTGCGCTGGGCGATATTCAGGATTCCATTGCCGAATTGGCGTACTACCGTAGCGCCGTGATGGTGCCGGCTCAGTAGCAATTTTTGCTGCTAGTACGACGACGCAGCTTGGGTTGGTGACGGAGATCTCAGCCACGGAGGACCCTCGTTTAGAATTTTCGGAAAATTCTGTGTAAGATATTCTCTGTTGCTCACGCAGATGAAGGTAAAAATTCACGCTGAGAAACGGCTCAAAATGAGCCATGGTGGGTATAGCTCAGTTGGCAGAGCGCCTGGTTGTGGTCCAGGAGGTCGCGGGTTCAACCCCCGTTACTCACCCCAGTATGAAGGTGGGAGGCAATAGCCTCCCACCTTTTGTGTTTCCCCAGAGTCAGTGGCATGTCACGGAAGCGTCGATAGGATCTTTTTCATGAGTATTCGCCCCATCTGTATTTATGGTGAACCCGTGTTGCACACGCGCGCTCAGGAAGTAACGCACTTCGATGATGAGCTGCGTTCCCTGATCGCCGATATGCACGAAACCATGGACGCCTCTAATGGCGTGGGTCTTGCCGCTCCTCAGATTGGCGTGGGACTGCGCATCTTTACCTACCTCTTTGACAACGAGGACGGAGTGCCCCCTCGTGGCGTTCTGGTGAACCCGGTATTGACGCTCTCAAAGGTTTCCGGGGCCGCGCCAGATCCAGAGGACGAGGAAGAAGGCTGCCTCTCCGTTCCCGGCCTAGGTTTCCCCCTCAAGCGTGCTGAGTACGCTCGCGTGCAAGGCTTTGACGGCGACGGTAACGAGATCGATTTCGAGGCTACCGGCTGGTTTGCTCGCGTGATGCAGCACGAATTC
It includes:
- the orn gene encoding oligoribonuclease, producing the protein MANSSEMLVWIDCEMTGLSAERDALIEVAVLVTDSELNVMGEGVDVVIKPAPEALEGMDDFVRTMHTTSGLLDELENGITMEAATEQVLAYIKEWVPEPRTAPLAGNSVGQDKLFLTRDMPAVTDHLHYRIVDVSTIKELARRWYPAQYAASPEKTGGHRALGDIQDSIAELAYYRSAVMVPAQ
- the def gene encoding peptide deformylase; amino-acid sequence: MSIRPICIYGEPVLHTRAQEVTHFDDELRSLIADMHETMDASNGVGLAAPQIGVGLRIFTYLFDNEDGVPPRGVLVNPVLTLSKVSGAAPDPEDEEEGCLSVPGLGFPLKRAEYARVQGFDGDGNEIDFEATGWFARVMQHEFDHLNSTLYVDRLVSPWNRRWTKAKKKLEWGVPGNTWMPGVDPDPFGH